GAACGCCTCCCGGTGGAGGTCTCCCTCTCCCCCGGCCCGTCCCGAGGCCAGACCATCGTCGACCGCCGCCCCCGCCCCGGCGAGTCCGAGATCCACGGCGGCGCTCCCCGCGAACAGCAGTGGGTGGACGTGGCGTTGGACGTGGACGTGGAGCGGTACGTGAAGCTGTGGCTGGAGACGGTGGAGGGTTCTCTCTAGCCTGTCCTTCGAGGGCGCGCCACGACGCACGTCCGCCCCGGCGCCATGAGCGTGCCGGGGCGGACGTACCGCGGAAGAAGCGGGTCAGCGGTGGGTGTTACGCCCGCGAGCCCTTACGTCGGCGCGTGGCCACGACGATCGCCGCGCCCCCCGCCAGCAGCGCCGCCGCGCCGCCCGCGATCAGGCCGGAGTTGCTGTTCGCGCCGGTCTCGGCGAGGTCGCCGCCGCCTCCGTCGGGCGTGGCGGCCGGTGCGCTGGACGACGCGGTGGTGACCGGGGTGTCGGACGCCTCCGGGGTCGGGGAGGTCGACTCGGTCGACGAGGGCGAGGCGGGCGGGTTCTCGGACGGGGTGTCCGAGGCCGGCGTCGACGGCGACGGCGAGGTGTCGCCGGCCGGCGGCACGGACGCGGGCGGGGACGACGGCGGCTGCTCGGTCGCCGTGCAGTCCTTCGTGCCGCCGTTCCAGGCCGCGATCAGCTTGTCCTTGATGACCGGCCGGTCCGGACCCTTGGGCAGGTCGCCGTGCTCGAAGCCGTCCTTCGCGTCGAGCTTGCCGTCGAACTTCACCGCGCCCCGGTAGAGGTCGATCTGCGCGTAGCAGCCCGCGTCGGGCACCGCGATGTCGAGGGTGTCGGTCGCGCCGGGCTTGACGCTCACGCTGTCGAAGTCGACGAAGACCTGCTCGCCGGAGGTGCCGAAGGTGGCGCCGTGGGCCAGGTAGGAGGCGAGGGAGGCGGTGCAGACGCCGGCGTCGCCGGCGGCGCGGACCGTGATGTGGACCTTGCCGTCCTTGCCCGGCTTGAGGTTCTGGTCGTCGACGCGCACGGAGTCGTAGAAGTTCGTGCCGTCGAGCGAGAACTGGCAGCGGTCGGTCTTCGTCTCCGTGCCCGCGCCGGTCCCCGGCTGGTAGTGGCCGCCGGACTTCCAGCCGTCGCCGCCGGGCGTGCCGGTGCCGGCCCAGGCGCCGGAGGCGGCCGCCACGGAGGCTCCGCACAGGGCGAGCGAAGCGGCGCCCGTCCCCAGCAGGCGGCGTACGGTGACACGTCTCGCTATGGACATGCGTATCCCATCTTGGCGAGTGCCAGGGGTGATTGGTCAGATCACAGGAATCAGGTCATGAGAAACACTGGGCTCTTCCTTCACAGGCGCCACAGTGTGTGGCCATGGTCGTCGCCCAGCTAGATGGCTGTCAACCTGGGTCAAACCCCGAGGAGTTCAAGATTCCGTCACGGGTTCGCCATGTACGGAGTGATCCATTCCTGATCTGTTCCGAAGGGTGCGTACGTTCACTTTTCCGGAGGAATGGACAGTCTTCTGCCCATGACCTCCATGACCGCCGTGACCTCCATGACCGCCGTGACCTCCACGACTGACTTCTCCCCTCGCAGCCCCGACTGGTGGCGTCAGGCCGTCGTCTACCAGGTGTATCCGCGCAGCTTCGCCGACGCCGACGGCGACGGTCTCGGGGACCTCCGGGGCGTCACCGAGCGGCTGGGTCATCTCGCCGACCTCGGTGTGGACGCGCTCTGGCTCAGCCCCTTCTACCCGTCCGAACTGGCCGACGGCGGCTACGACGTCGCCGACCACCGGGACGTCGATCCGCGCCTGGGCGCCCTGGCCGACTTCGACGCGCTGGCCGCCGAGGCGCACCGGCTGGGCCTGAAGGTGATCGTCGACCTGGTGCCCAACCACACCTCCCACCGGCACGCGTGGTTCCAGGAGGCGCTGCGGGACGGACCCGGCTCCCCGGCCCGCGACCGCTATGTCTTCCGCGACGGCCGGGGCGCGAGCGGCGAACTGCCGCCCACCGACTGGCAGTCCGTGTTCGGCGGCAGCGCCTGGCGGCGGGTCGCGGACGGACAGTGGTATCTGCATCTGTTCACCCGGGAGCAGCCCGATCTGAACTGGGACTGCGAGGAGGTCCGCGCCGACTTCCGCACCACCCTGCGCTTCTGGTCCGACCGGGGCGTCGACGGCTTCCGCGTGGACGTCGCCCACGGCCTCGCCAAGGACCTGCGCGAGCCGCTCCGCGACCTGGGCCCCCTCGCGCAGAACGGCGAGACGGCCCTGGCGACCCTGCCCCCCGGCGCCCATCCGCTCTACGACCGCGACGAGGTCCACGCGATCTACCGCGACTGGCGCCGCATCCTCGACTCCTACTCCCCGCCCCGCACGGCCGTCGCCGAGGCCTGGGTCCCAGGCGCCCGCCGCGCGC
This window of the Streptomyces sp. NBC_01275 genome carries:
- a CDS encoding LAETG motif-containing sortase-dependent surface protein produces the protein MSIARRVTVRRLLGTGAASLALCGASVAAASGAWAGTGTPGGDGWKSGGHYQPGTGAGTETKTDRCQFSLDGTNFYDSVRVDDQNLKPGKDGKVHITVRAAGDAGVCTASLASYLAHGATFGTSGEQVFVDFDSVSVKPGATDTLDIAVPDAGCYAQIDLYRGAVKFDGKLDAKDGFEHGDLPKGPDRPVIKDKLIAAWNGGTKDCTATEQPPSSPPASVPPAGDTSPSPSTPASDTPSENPPASPSSTESTSPTPEASDTPVTTASSSAPAATPDGGGGDLAETGANSNSGLIAGGAAALLAGGAAIVVATRRRKGSRA
- a CDS encoding glycoside hydrolase family 13 protein → MTAVTSTTDFSPRSPDWWRQAVVYQVYPRSFADADGDGLGDLRGVTERLGHLADLGVDALWLSPFYPSELADGGYDVADHRDVDPRLGALADFDALAAEAHRLGLKVIVDLVPNHTSHRHAWFQEALRDGPGSPARDRYVFRDGRGASGELPPTDWQSVFGGSAWRRVADGQWYLHLFTREQPDLNWDCEEVRADFRTTLRFWSDRGVDGFRVDVAHGLAKDLREPLRDLGPLAQNGETALATLPPGAHPLYDRDEVHAIYRDWRRILDSYSPPRTAVAEAWVPGARRALYARPEELGQAFNFEYLQAGWDAEEIRAVIADSLATARTVGASATWVLSNHDVVRHPSRLMLPPGTDDNAWLLADGRAPGVDEAAGLRRARAATLLMLALPGSSYLYQGEELGLPEVADLPLEVLQDPLWEQTGHVRKGRDGCRVPLPWTSTGESYGFGAGGAWLPQPPYFARYAVAAQAGVEGSTLELYRTALRLRRKLLAGEELTWADADRPGVLAFARSDGWRCVANLSDAAVPLPPGEVLLSSVPLDGDGRVGPDTTVWLA